One Chengkuizengella sediminis DNA segment encodes these proteins:
- the msrA gene encoding peptide-methionine (S)-S-oxide reductase MsrA, with product MEKATFGAGCFWGVEAIFQKINGVSKTEVGYLGGTKESPTYQEVCTGGTGHAEVVQLEFDPNIVSYEDLLEVFWENHNPTTLNRQGPDIGTQYRSAIFYHTDGQKENASQSKQEKQNSGKYKKEIVTEITPASTFHKAEEYHQKYLEKKGLDSCHF from the coding sequence TTGGAAAAAGCAACATTTGGTGCAGGTTGTTTCTGGGGAGTAGAGGCAATTTTTCAAAAAATAAATGGAGTATCAAAAACTGAAGTAGGATATTTAGGTGGTACAAAAGAAAGTCCCACTTATCAAGAGGTGTGTACAGGGGGTACAGGACACGCTGAGGTTGTACAATTGGAATTTGATCCAAACATCGTATCCTACGAAGATTTATTAGAAGTATTTTGGGAAAATCATAATCCAACTACACTGAACAGACAAGGACCAGACATTGGCACACAGTATCGCTCAGCAATTTTTTATCATACTGATGGTCAAAAAGAAAATGCAAGTCAATCTAAACAAGAAAAGCAGAATAGTGGAAAATATAAAAAAGAAATTGTAACAGAGATTACACCTGCCTCCACTTTTCATAAAGCAGAGGAATATCATCAAAAATACTTAGAGAAAAAAGGTTTAGACAGCTGTCATTTTTAA
- a CDS encoding YbjQ family protein, producing the protein MIVSTTNTLQNKEIESYLGIVVGETIMGANIVRDFLAGITDIVGGRSGTYENKLSEGREIALEEMKQKASRLGANAVIGVDLDFETLRDGMMMVVASGTAVRVKE; encoded by the coding sequence ATGATTGTATCAACAACTAATACACTTCAAAATAAAGAAATCGAATCCTATTTAGGAATTGTCGTAGGTGAAACGATTATGGGGGCAAATATTGTTCGTGACTTTTTAGCTGGAATTACGGATATTGTCGGAGGTCGTAGTGGAACCTATGAAAACAAACTATCAGAGGGGCGTGAAATTGCTCTGGAGGAAATGAAACAAAAAGCAAGCAGATTAGGTGCAAATGCTGTCATTGGAGTTGACCTTGATTTTGAAACATTACGTGATGGAATGATGATGGTTGTAGCTTCTGGAACAGCAGTAAGAGTAAAAGAATAA
- a CDS encoding MFS transporter, whose translation MSKVFSIFKNGNYTKLFLANLTSQMGTVIGLTAFMFYLLDRFSNQPSYATINEMMFSLPTLLVFWIIGVLADRMDRQKIAIYTDWIRAVLSICFLVSIWVGWIPLIFFILFLRSAVQKFFFPAEQAIVQGILKEHEYTTAAGLNQMVNSLFMLFGSALGAITYWTVGIEGAIIVDTISFVFSALLLHACKIPENVRLPNGKNKLKDLQLSTIFKDFNEGMRYILKNRLLFSLVIGFIVFGVVNGGFSVIPIFVLKYKLAPETYEQMSVVLGIVFGAAVLIGSIFASIIAQKVKLHKLIIWGLLICGLFIVLSSYTESLLIYFSLSFIVGLSLPFINVAIGGWLPKIVDPKMMGRVQGWLDPLMMLAQTITLGFIAVTFQTITTIEGLFWLVGGCTIMVGIFYAFVLPKYDKQQTTTSSEQNVQEPSVM comes from the coding sequence ATGTCAAAAGTATTTTCTATTTTTAAAAATGGTAATTATACGAAATTATTTCTTGCCAATTTAACTTCGCAAATGGGTACTGTAATCGGATTAACTGCTTTTATGTTTTACCTATTAGATCGCTTCTCCAATCAACCTTCATATGCAACGATTAATGAAATGATGTTTTCATTACCAACTTTGTTAGTGTTTTGGATTATTGGAGTTCTAGCTGATCGAATGGACCGGCAAAAAATTGCGATATATACGGATTGGATTCGAGCTGTTCTATCCATTTGTTTTCTAGTATCGATTTGGGTTGGTTGGATTCCATTGATTTTTTTCATCTTATTTTTAAGAAGTGCAGTACAAAAATTTTTCTTTCCTGCTGAACAAGCCATTGTCCAAGGTATTTTGAAAGAACATGAGTATACAACTGCAGCAGGATTAAATCAAATGGTAAACAGCTTGTTTATGTTATTTGGTAGCGCGTTAGGGGCTATTACATATTGGACAGTTGGTATTGAGGGAGCTATTATCGTTGATACTATTTCTTTTGTGTTCAGTGCTCTTCTTCTACACGCCTGTAAAATACCTGAAAATGTCCGCTTGCCAAATGGAAAAAATAAGCTAAAGGATCTTCAACTATCGACTATTTTTAAGGATTTTAATGAAGGAATGCGATATATTTTAAAGAATAGATTGTTATTTTCTTTGGTTATTGGGTTTATTGTCTTTGGAGTAGTTAATGGAGGATTTTCAGTTATCCCCATATTTGTTCTTAAATATAAATTAGCACCAGAAACGTATGAGCAAATGTCCGTTGTTTTAGGGATCGTATTCGGCGCCGCTGTATTGATAGGGAGTATCTTTGCTTCCATTATTGCTCAAAAAGTAAAGCTACATAAGCTTATTATTTGGGGGCTACTCATATGTGGTTTGTTTATAGTTTTATCATCATATACTGAATCACTTCTCATATATTTCTCACTTTCATTCATAGTTGGCTTGAGTCTACCATTTATTAATGTAGCCATTGGGGGCTGGCTTCCAAAAATTGTTGATCCAAAAATGATGGGTCGTGTTCAAGGCTGGCTTGATCCTTTAATGATGTTAGCTCAAACAATAACTTTAGGCTTTATTGCTGTTACCTTCCAAACTATAACAACTATTGAAGGATTATTTTGGCTCGTCGGGGGTTGTACAATTATGGTTGGTATCTTTTACGCCTTTGTATTACCTAAATATGATAAACAACAGACGACTACATCATCTGAACAAAACGTACAAGAGCCTAGTGTGATGTAA
- the cls gene encoding cardiolipin synthase, translating to MELNNIVTIVVSLITIINILLAGIVIFIERRNIASTWAWLMIFLFIPILGFLCYLFFGRQVKKKNFYHLSSKEENYLKSAVNEQVQKLKYSDEFSKNHLMSEQNKLLLMNLKSATALISTDNEIDIFNDGQEKFDALFRDIKAAKQEINIQYYIIQPDSLGLKLRDELIKKAKEGIKVRVLYDEIGSRKIKSYFFKELVSNGGEVEVFFPSFLKLINFRINNRNHRKLCIIDGKVAYIGGFNVGDEYLGKNKKFGYWRDTHLRMKGQAVNHIQGRFFLDWYQAKRQYNHHIEQFMFQNKKHTGSSPVQIVDSGPHSETEHLKYMYIKLIMAAKKSVYIQTPYFIPDASFMDACKMALLTGVDLRIMIPNKPDHPFVYWATLLHAGELLKYGAKILLYENGFLHAKTIVVDKEVASVGTTNIDMRSFKLNFEVNAIVYDEKVAGKLDEMFIQDSRQSSELTIEKYNERSLFIRFKEAISRLLSPIL from the coding sequence ATGGAACTAAATAATATCGTCACAATCGTTGTATCATTGATTACAATTATAAATATATTACTTGCAGGAATAGTTATTTTTATTGAAAGAAGAAATATTGCTTCAACTTGGGCTTGGTTAATGATATTTTTGTTTATCCCTATTTTAGGCTTTTTATGTTATTTGTTTTTTGGCAGACAGGTGAAGAAAAAGAACTTTTATCACTTGTCTTCTAAAGAAGAAAATTATCTCAAATCAGCAGTAAATGAACAGGTACAGAAGTTAAAGTATAGTGATGAATTTAGCAAAAACCATTTAATGAGCGAACAAAATAAATTACTTCTAATGAATTTAAAGTCAGCTACTGCTCTAATCTCAACAGACAATGAAATTGATATTTTTAATGATGGTCAAGAAAAATTTGACGCATTATTCAGAGACATAAAAGCTGCTAAACAAGAAATAAATATTCAATATTACATCATTCAACCAGACTCCCTAGGGTTGAAACTTCGAGATGAACTTATTAAAAAGGCTAAGGAAGGTATAAAAGTTCGTGTTTTGTACGATGAAATTGGTTCAAGGAAAATCAAATCTTACTTTTTTAAAGAACTTGTTTCAAATGGCGGGGAGGTTGAAGTGTTTTTTCCTTCCTTTTTAAAATTAATTAATTTCCGTATTAACAATAGAAATCACCGAAAACTGTGTATTATTGATGGAAAAGTAGCTTATATTGGTGGTTTTAATGTCGGAGACGAGTACCTTGGAAAGAATAAAAAGTTTGGCTACTGGAGAGACACTCATTTACGAATGAAAGGGCAGGCTGTAAATCACATTCAAGGAAGATTTTTTTTAGATTGGTATCAAGCAAAAAGACAGTATAACCATCATATTGAACAGTTTATGTTCCAAAATAAAAAACATACAGGAAGCAGTCCAGTTCAAATTGTGGATAGTGGACCTCACTCTGAAACAGAACATCTAAAATATATGTATATTAAGTTAATCATGGCAGCTAAAAAAAGTGTATATATTCAGACACCCTATTTTATTCCTGATGCAAGTTTTATGGATGCTTGTAAAATGGCGCTATTAACAGGTGTTGACCTTCGAATTATGATTCCTAATAAACCAGATCACCCTTTTGTGTATTGGGCTACTCTGTTACATGCTGGAGAATTGTTAAAATATGGTGCAAAGATTTTGCTATATGAGAATGGATTCCTACATGCAAAAACAATTGTAGTGGATAAAGAAGTAGCTTCTGTAGGTACTACGAATATTGACATGCGTAGCTTTAAATTAAATTTTGAAGTGAATGCGATTGTATATGATGAAAAAGTGGCGGGAAAATTAGATGAAATGTTTATTCAAGATTCACGACAAAGTTCGGAACTAACTATTGAAAAATATAATGAAAGGTCATTATTCATTAGGTTTAAAGAAGCGATTTCACGTCTGTTATCTCCTATTTTATAG
- a CDS encoding GTP pyrophosphokinase, whose amino-acid sequence MEIKLPSEINDLKDIKQIKAIKSDLLRFMMPYKFALSEIITKIDILKQEFQYIHENDPFEHVNSRIKSLESIIKKTKRKGVDLSLTSIKENIRDIAGVRVTCSFVSDVYVISEMLQKQKDIKVIEYKDYIENPKPNGYQSLHLIIEIPVFMSDREEHIYVEIQIRTIAMDFWASLEHKIYYKYNKEIPEKMRIELKEAATTAMQLDAKMEKLNREVDKIKEVSNSEKEIPNLKKNNEISPLPYEFLK is encoded by the coding sequence ATGGAAATTAAACTACCAAGTGAGATTAATGATCTTAAAGATATAAAACAAATTAAAGCAATAAAATCGGATTTATTGAGATTCATGATGCCTTACAAGTTTGCATTAAGTGAAATAATTACGAAAATTGATATATTAAAACAGGAATTTCAATATATTCATGAAAATGATCCTTTTGAACATGTAAATTCTCGCATAAAGTCTCTTGAAAGCATTATTAAAAAGACGAAAAGGAAAGGTGTTGACCTTTCTTTGACATCTATAAAAGAAAACATTCGAGATATTGCTGGAGTGCGAGTCACTTGTTCATTTGTTTCTGACGTTTATGTAATCAGTGAAATGCTGCAAAAACAAAAAGATATCAAAGTTATTGAATATAAAGATTATATTGAAAATCCTAAACCAAACGGTTATCAAAGTCTTCATCTAATTATAGAAATACCTGTTTTTATGTCAGATCGAGAAGAGCATATCTATGTTGAGATTCAAATCCGAACGATCGCAATGGATTTCTGGGCAAGTTTGGAACATAAAATTTATTATAAGTACAATAAAGAAATTCCTGAAAAGATGAGAATTGAACTGAAAGAAGCTGCAACCACAGCAATGCAGTTAGATGCAAAAATGGAGAAATTAAATAGAGAAGTGGACAAAATAAAGGAAGTTAGTAACTCTGAAAAAGAGATACCAAATTTAAAGAAAAATAATGAAATATCACCTCTACCTTATGAATTTTTAAAATAA
- a CDS encoding phospholipase D-like domain-containing protein, which yields MNKLKIIPIVLSLILSMCIPNVITVNAAEGDVVINEIAWMGTNISSNDEWIELYNNTNSPISLDGWSLNAIDGTPSIQLSGTIAANDYLLLERTDDFTVPNITADIIYTGALSNTRENLELRDEKNNLVDVVDDWYAGDNNTKTTMERINSNSASIASNWSNSSVTYTVGYGTPNQLNSVIESIGCNTNDERLNNVSNEAGAINVYFNKCALEEYANFQNQANYNINLEDRLIQRLNEATTVIDMAAYEINLPKIVDTLILKANDGVDVRFIADSKDADDPSNLERFELMRLYLEKMVRGLDGVIGTSDDIQVFSDSPMFVVQDVTKRIEYGLPSDFSDFPEVTVQVGSSDQTGHMFVNAEQKGIDSYYSPNTQMHNKFAIIDEKWVFTGSWNYTVTGLYGTDENMVNGVLGGNQQHVVEVNSAELASIYEVEFNEMWGSSTLTPDPVNSDFNTRKTDNTTHSIDINGTTVEVYFSSGDNALGRVKDIIKNEAEYSTYFTIFAWSDQPILDELKYKWEGSYSDLQGALTGFDVRGVFDSSYWSQWWSASVDMTGRTASQSSNGNPNNRWAYSAPVFQDNESRKLHSKTMLIDVDTTSDPTVIVGSTNWSENGNNVNDENLLIIHSDEITNQFLQEFNARYQNAGGNIK from the coding sequence ATGAATAAATTAAAAATAATTCCCATAGTTTTGTCATTAATTTTATCTATGTGCATTCCTAATGTAATAACAGTAAATGCAGCTGAAGGGGATGTGGTAATTAATGAAATTGCATGGATGGGTACAAATATTAGTAGCAACGATGAGTGGATAGAGCTATATAATAATACAAATTCACCAATTTCTTTAGATGGATGGTCATTAAATGCCATAGACGGCACGCCTAGCATTCAATTAAGTGGAACCATTGCTGCTAATGATTACTTATTATTGGAACGAACTGATGATTTTACTGTTCCAAATATAACTGCAGATATTATTTATACTGGTGCATTAAGTAATACAAGAGAAAATTTAGAGTTAAGAGATGAAAAAAACAACTTAGTAGATGTAGTTGATGATTGGTACGCAGGTGATAATAATACAAAAACAACAATGGAGAGAATTAATTCAAATTCAGCTTCAATTGCCTCCAACTGGAGTAATTCTAGTGTCACTTATACTGTAGGTTACGGTACTCCAAATCAACTGAACTCGGTGATTGAATCCATCGGTTGCAATACTAATGATGAGCGTTTAAACAATGTTTCTAATGAAGCAGGTGCTATTAATGTTTATTTCAATAAATGTGCTTTAGAAGAATACGCAAATTTTCAAAACCAAGCCAATTATAATATCAATTTAGAAGATCGCTTAATCCAAAGATTAAATGAAGCTACAACGGTAATAGATATGGCTGCATATGAGATTAACTTACCTAAAATTGTAGATACGTTAATATTGAAAGCAAATGATGGAGTAGATGTACGATTTATTGCTGACTCCAAAGATGCTGATGACCCAAGTAACTTAGAACGATTTGAGTTAATGAGATTATATCTAGAAAAAATGGTCAGAGGTCTAGATGGAGTAATTGGTACATCTGATGATATACAGGTATTCTCTGACTCACCAATGTTTGTTGTTCAAGATGTTACAAAAAGAATAGAGTATGGTTTACCTTCTGACTTTAGTGATTTTCCTGAAGTGACAGTTCAAGTTGGAAGTTCAGATCAAACAGGTCACATGTTTGTGAATGCTGAACAAAAAGGAATTGACTCCTACTATTCACCTAACACACAAATGCATAATAAATTTGCAATTATTGATGAAAAGTGGGTATTTACGGGAAGTTGGAACTATACTGTAACAGGTCTATACGGCACTGATGAGAATATGGTAAATGGGGTCTTAGGTGGAAATCAACAGCATGTAGTTGAAGTAAATAGTGCAGAACTCGCATCGATCTATGAAGTTGAATTTAATGAAATGTGGGGAAGTAGTACACTAACTCCTGACCCGGTTAACTCTGACTTTAATACTCGTAAAACAGATAACACTACTCATAGTATTGATATTAATGGAACAACCGTAGAAGTGTATTTTTCCTCTGGTGACAATGCGTTAGGTCGTGTTAAAGATATCATTAAGAATGAGGCTGAATATAGTACCTATTTTACAATATTCGCTTGGAGTGACCAACCAATATTAGATGAGTTAAAATACAAATGGGAAGGTTCATATTCAGATTTACAGGGTGCTTTAACTGGATTTGATGTAAGAGGAGTTTTTGATTCTAGCTATTGGAGTCAATGGTGGTCAGCAAGTGTTGATATGACTGGGAGGACAGCATCACAGTCAAGTAATGGAAATCCAAATAATCGTTGGGCATATTCTGCGCCGGTATTTCAAGATAATGAATCTAGAAAACTCCATAGTAAGACAATGTTAATAGATGTAGATACCACAAGTGATCCTACAGTTATAGTTGGCTCTACTAATTGGAGTGAAAATGGTAATAACGTGAATGATGAAAATTTATTAATTATTCATAGCGATGAGATTACAAATCAATTTTTACAAGAATTTAATGCTCGATACCAAAACGCTGGTGGGAATATAAAGTAA
- a CDS encoding DUF309 domain-containing protein, translated as MIQQKQYPQEYIDYLIYFHAERDYFECHEILEEYWKEKERPELDEAWVGLIQVAVSLYHQRRNNINGAVKMMRSAITNLNAKDLHILGINAEAFINQLEERLKELTSTKLINYSDLNIPLKDDKLMERCKQICKEENLSWQSPSDLLHKELIHKHTLRDRTEVIKTREWAKTQKLKDDKKE; from the coding sequence ATGATACAACAAAAACAATACCCCCAGGAATACATTGACTATTTAATATATTTCCATGCTGAACGTGACTATTTTGAATGTCATGAGATTTTAGAAGAATATTGGAAAGAAAAAGAAAGACCTGAATTGGATGAGGCTTGGGTTGGTTTGATTCAGGTTGCTGTTTCCTTGTATCACCAACGTAGAAATAATATCAACGGTGCGGTTAAAATGATGCGGAGTGCAATCACTAATCTAAATGCAAAGGACCTACACATTTTAGGCATCAATGCTGAAGCTTTTATAAACCAGCTTGAGGAAAGATTAAAAGAACTAACATCAACAAAGTTAATAAATTATTCAGATTTAAATATTCCATTGAAGGATGATAAATTAATGGAAAGATGCAAACAAATTTGTAAAGAAGAGAATTTATCCTGGCAAAGTCCCAGTGATCTTTTGCATAAGGAACTTATTCATAAACATACTTTAAGAGATCGTACAGAAGTGATCAAAACGAGAGAATGGGCTAAAACTCAAAAACTTAAAGATGACAAAAAAGAGTAA
- a CDS encoding sporulation protein, translated as MNCHDTPLTLGNTKVWIQTGLDIDNATDSK; from the coding sequence ATTAACTGTCATGACACCCCATTAACTCTAGGAAATACCAAAGTATGGATTCAAACTGGACTTGATATCGATAATGCTACTGATTCCAAGTGA
- a CDS encoding collagenase has translation MKLFKNNILGKMFLLLLSISLIFPSSYSVFAQHSKKQSLSQELRAPVFPIQKFDQTEQNEKSIHVKDSSKLERYRPTRPPRNDGQQALDKLRVSISSNHEYTFDDLVRLSYSDLVGVLETISTDEISDFWTYSQDVVDFYSDRQRLLYLIDEIEYKGSQYTTSDGRGIATLMEVLNKGFLYRWDYGDPDMAFLDDLSFRGEVTPAALSVMNNPNFTLGTDTQEAVVAATGYLINHTTTDLDIFDEAYSVIRSFNDRVDTYITDLSKTDAIYALLSGAEYNMYYNYRNGTYNSPEQAPWYGQIDTFFNEVADILNFDQFANTDHEWLIDNAVFVITEEGRFHSNANFALNTFNDSLNLYPYYGGIYLALAAAVDDLGGNINYASIVADYEDYYYGNHYSFDDGEIIVKAGDRVSEEDIQRIYWATKEEKAQFHRLYGVNEPVEVGNPDDILTAIIYNDRDEYRMNWHLNGVGTDNGGIYIESWGTFFTWDRVVPTDSIYELEELFRHEYFHFLQSRYLVPGMWGDTALYDYDRLVWVEEGGGEFFAGATRTGIDTRSTKIGNIHSNPSDRYTLDEVLHGTYGSWDIYDYSYAFYDFIYNDHPDIFDNVKEYISNEDATGFDRYMDDLSRDPNLEAQYQNHVQDLVDDGGRVVLVENDYLLNHSSRSLSTISSDITNEISLSNVVERTYTSDLLDTYTVEGRYVGGRSNGEVNDRSEMDTVVNQVLRNLDTGWSGYRTVTAYFVNYRVNSSGNFEYDVVFHGLLTGDGGGGTSNERPVAFAESSVTNVDVGQTVSFYGDRSSDSDGTISSYEWNFDDGSTSTRQNPTHSFSSAGNYNVTLTVTDNEGATDMDTITITVGNTTPPSSGIETEPNNRKSDASIFTDSVSASLDADAGDHTDWFTFNVTSSGDVTFDLTYTSQGFNIEVEDASGVVVARPLRDNVVNLSAGTYYIIAYTWSGYPPVDYTISVSGGGGGSPNNAPVAFPESSTATADVGEQVTFFGDSSSDSDGIITSYAWNFDDGDTSSSQNTRHTFTAAGIYNVSLTVTDDQGATNTDTITISVGSTTPPSGAILEESGTLSSTNTGVDYYFTSVGNGTTTITLTTGSANDAITWQLYEAATGTRITWASQDGNVHSRTIDLTPGTEYELSVYTWENFTINYDVVVTE, from the coding sequence GTGAAATTATTTAAGAACAATATATTAGGTAAAATGTTTCTTTTATTACTTTCAATCAGCCTTATTTTCCCCTCGAGTTACAGTGTTTTTGCGCAACATTCTAAAAAACAGAGTTTGAGTCAAGAACTACGAGCGCCAGTCTTTCCAATTCAAAAGTTTGATCAAACAGAACAAAACGAAAAAAGTATTCATGTAAAAGATAGCTCAAAGCTTGAACGATATCGTCCCACCAGACCTCCAAGAAATGATGGACAACAGGCATTGGATAAATTAAGGGTAAGCATTTCTTCAAATCATGAATACACATTTGATGATCTTGTTCGTTTATCTTATTCAGATTTAGTAGGGGTATTAGAAACGATAAGTACGGATGAAATTTCAGATTTTTGGACGTATAGTCAAGATGTTGTTGATTTTTACAGTGATCGTCAACGCCTCTTGTATCTTATTGATGAAATCGAATACAAAGGTTCTCAGTATACAACTAGTGATGGTAGAGGTATTGCTACATTAATGGAAGTGTTAAACAAAGGCTTTTTATATCGATGGGATTATGGTGATCCTGACATGGCATTTTTAGATGATTTATCTTTTAGGGGGGAAGTCACTCCAGCTGCCCTCTCCGTGATGAACAACCCAAACTTTACCCTTGGGACGGATACTCAGGAAGCAGTAGTGGCTGCGACAGGGTATTTAATCAATCACACTACAACGGATCTAGATATTTTTGATGAGGCTTATTCTGTGATTAGATCCTTTAATGATCGAGTAGATACGTATATTACAGACCTTTCTAAAACAGATGCAATATATGCTTTATTAAGTGGAGCGGAATACAATATGTATTATAACTATCGTAATGGAACATACAACTCTCCTGAACAAGCTCCGTGGTATGGACAGATAGATACATTTTTTAATGAAGTGGCTGATATTTTAAATTTTGATCAGTTTGCAAACACGGATCATGAATGGTTAATTGATAACGCCGTCTTTGTGATTACTGAAGAAGGAAGATTTCATAGTAACGCTAATTTTGCATTAAACACATTTAATGACTCGTTAAATTTATATCCTTATTATGGCGGGATATATTTAGCCCTTGCAGCAGCCGTTGATGATTTAGGAGGCAACATTAACTATGCTTCTATCGTTGCGGATTATGAAGATTACTATTATGGAAATCACTATAGCTTTGATGATGGAGAAATCATAGTTAAAGCAGGGGATAGAGTATCTGAAGAAGATATTCAAAGGATTTATTGGGCAACCAAAGAAGAAAAAGCCCAATTCCATCGATTATATGGAGTAAATGAACCAGTTGAAGTTGGGAATCCAGATGATATATTAACAGCTATTATTTATAATGATAGAGATGAATATCGTATGAATTGGCACTTGAATGGAGTAGGAACAGATAATGGTGGTATTTATATTGAAAGCTGGGGTACGTTTTTTACGTGGGACAGAGTAGTTCCAACAGATAGTATCTATGAGTTAGAAGAACTATTTAGACATGAATATTTCCATTTCCTTCAAAGCAGATATTTAGTTCCTGGTATGTGGGGAGACACAGCGTTATATGATTACGACCGTTTAGTATGGGTTGAAGAAGGTGGCGGAGAATTTTTCGCAGGTGCAACTAGAACCGGGATTGATACCAGATCAACCAAAATAGGAAACATTCATTCCAATCCTTCTGACAGATATACATTAGATGAAGTCTTACACGGAACCTATGGGTCTTGGGATATTTATGATTATTCCTATGCATTTTATGACTTCATTTATAATGATCATCCGGATATTTTTGACAATGTAAAAGAATATATCAGTAATGAAGATGCTACAGGGTTTGATCGTTATATGGATGATTTATCAAGAGACCCTAACTTAGAGGCACAATATCAAAACCATGTGCAAGATTTGGTGGATGATGGTGGTCGAGTCGTATTAGTTGAAAATGATTATTTGCTTAATCACTCTAGCAGATCTCTGTCAACTATCAGCTCTGATATCACAAATGAAATCAGTTTAAGCAATGTGGTAGAACGTACTTATACTTCTGACTTATTGGATACCTATACCGTAGAAGGTAGATATGTTGGAGGTCGATCAAACGGAGAAGTAAATGATAGATCTGAAATGGACACTGTTGTAAATCAGGTCTTAAGAAACTTGGATACAGGTTGGAGTGGATATAGAACGGTCACAGCATATTTTGTAAATTACAGAGTGAATTCAAGTGGTAATTTTGAATACGATGTTGTATTCCATGGTTTGCTTACTGGAGATGGCGGAGGGGGAACATCTAATGAGCGTCCTGTAGCCTTTGCTGAAAGTTCTGTAACAAATGTTGATGTAGGTCAAACTGTATCTTTCTATGGAGATCGTTCTTCTGACAGTGATGGAACTATTTCATCTTATGAGTGGAACTTTGATGATGGGTCTACAAGCACAAGACAAAATCCTACACATTCATTCTCTTCAGCCGGCAATTATAATGTAACTTTAACGGTGACAGATAATGAAGGTGCTACGGATATGGACACGATTACAATTACTGTAGGTAACACTACACCTCCTTCTTCAGGTATCGAAACGGAACCAAATAATAGAAAGTCAGATGCTAGTATATTTACAGACAGTGTTAGTGCTTCGCTTGATGCAGATGCAGGTGATCATACAGATTGGTTTACATTTAACGTTACTTCTAGCGGTGATGTGACGTTTGATTTAACTTATACAAGTCAGGGTTTCAATATAGAAGTTGAGGATGCAAGTGGGGTTGTAGTTGCTAGACCTCTAAGGGATAATGTAGTGAATCTATCTGCAGGTACTTATTACATTATAGCCTATACATGGAGTGGTTATCCTCCTGTCGATTATACGATCTCTGTTTCAGGCGGAGGCGGTGGTTCTCCAAATAATGCACCTGTAGCCTTCCCTGAAAGCTCGACAGCAACTGCAGATGTCGGTGAACAGGTAACATTCTTTGGAGATAGTTCTTCTGATAGTGATGGAATCATTACGTCTTATGCATGGAATTTCGATGATGGGGATACAAGCTCAAGTCAAAATACAAGACACACTTTCACTGCTGCAGGAATTTATAATGTTTCATTAACAGTTACAGATGATCAGGGAGCTACGAATACAGATACGATTACCATATCTGTCGGATCTACAACTCCTCCAAGTGGCGCTATCCTTGAGGAAAGTGGAACATTAAGCAGTACCAACACAGGCGTTGATTATTACTTTACTTCTGTTGGAAACGGTACGACCACCATTACACTAACCACTGGAAGTGCTAATGATGCGATCACTTGGCAGTTATATGAAGCAGCTACGGGTACTAGAATTACTTGGGCTTCTCAAGATGGAAATGTTCATTCAAGAACGATTGATTTAACGCCAGGAACTGAGTATGAGCTTTCCGTCTATACGTGGGAGAACTTTACCATTAATTATGATGTCGTTGTAACTGAATAG